A DNA window from Mycobacteriales bacterium contains the following coding sequences:
- the pilO gene encoding type 4a pilus biogenesis protein PilO, whose protein sequence is FTVLAVIVVLVAGWMLMIKPQRSHAADLRTQATGVQSSNDQLRNQISALKAQAKDLPKQQARLAVIEQKIPDNPALPSLIRSLSDAADGAGVDLTSLAPAQPAVLAPAAAATVTAGRPAAPAAPALEQVPVTVSVTGTYFNIEQFVSNLEGLQRAIIVDGWSLAPGSNGSGAGASTVAAATDQLTAQIQARVFMAPGSATAAPTTAVHPAPTAAPTTSKAGG, encoded by the coding sequence TTCACCGTGCTCGCGGTGATCGTCGTGCTGGTTGCCGGCTGGATGCTGATGATCAAGCCGCAGCGGTCGCACGCGGCCGATCTGCGAACCCAGGCGACCGGAGTCCAGAGCAGCAACGACCAGCTCCGCAACCAGATCAGCGCGCTCAAGGCCCAAGCCAAGGACCTGCCGAAGCAGCAGGCCCGCCTCGCGGTCATCGAGCAGAAGATCCCGGACAACCCGGCCCTGCCGTCGCTGATCCGCTCGCTGAGCGACGCAGCCGACGGTGCGGGAGTCGACCTCACCTCGCTCGCACCGGCGCAGCCGGCGGTACTCGCGCCGGCTGCCGCTGCCACTGTTACTGCCGGACGGCCGGCGGCCCCTGCGGCGCCCGCGCTCGAGCAGGTCCCGGTGACGGTGTCAGTAACCGGCACCTACTTCAACATCGAGCAGTTCGTCAGCAACCTCGAAGGGCTGCAGCGGGCGATCATCGTTGATGGCTGGAGCTTGGCTCCGGGCTCGAACGGCTCCGGTGCCGGCGCCTCGACAGTCGCGGCGGCCACCGACCAGCTGACCGCGCAGATCCAGGCGCGCGTCTTCATGGCACCGGGCTCCGCGACCGCCGCTCCGACGACCGCGGTCCACCCGGCGCCGACCGCCGCTCCGACGACCAGCAAGGCAGGAGGCTGA